The sequence GATAGAATTTCTGCTATAATATATCCAGATGGTGCAAAAATGGATAAACAGTCCAAAATACCCAAAAAGCAATTTCCTATCAGTAAAGTAACACTACAAAAGGTCAAGAAAGTTATTGAAAAGATTATTGAAACTAATAATCCCAGTAAGGTTATACTTTTTGGTTCTTATATCACCGGAAAGTTGAATATCAATAGTGACCTTGATGTGCTGGTTGTATCTGCTAATAGGGTTGAAAGCCCTCGAAAAGAGAGTGTTCGCATCCGTAGAGCATTAAAAGGGATTTTGATGCCTATGGATATTATAGTTGTCAATAAAAGCGATCTGGAAGAGTTAAGAGATACACCAATGCTGATTTACAGAGAAGCTCTCCGTAATGGGAAGTTTGTTTCCATTCCCAGCAAGCAGTTGAGAAGGCATTAAAATCTGTTCTGCTATTTCATAAGATAGACTTTCCTTTTACCCACGATATTCAAGAATTGCTTGATACCCTTGAATCCGCTAAAATTTCTATCCCTTCTGAAATACAAGATATTGATATATTAACACCTTATGCAGTAGAAACTCGCTACCCAGGATATTGGGGAGAAATTTTGGATAACGATGTAACAGAAGCCATTATGTTAGCAGAGAAAACAATTAAATGGGCAAGCAGGTCTGTTCAAAAATTTAAAGAATAATCGTAACCGTTCAACCACAAAGCCACTAAGGCACTAAGAAAATCAAATTAAAAACAAGGTTTTAACCTTTATGTCTTGATGGCATATAATTCTTTTTCTTCGGCAATAGATTCTTCTACTATGTTTATTTTTATATTCTTTGTGTCTTGGTGACT is a genomic window of bacterium containing:
- a CDS encoding nucleotidyltransferase domain-containing protein, with the protein product MTQDRISAIIYPDGAKMDKQSKIPKKQFPISKVTLQKVKKVIEKIIETNNPSKVILFGSYITGKLNINSDLDVLVVSANRVESPRKESVRIRRALKGILMPMDIIVVNKSDLEELRDTPMLIYREALRNGKFVSIPSKQLRRH
- a CDS encoding HEPN domain-containing protein, with translation MLFHKIDFPFTHDIQELLDTLESAKISIPSEIQDIDILTPYAVETRYPGYWGEILDNDVTEAIMLAEKTIKWASRSVQKFKE